From Quercus lobata isolate SW786 chromosome 11, ValleyOak3.0 Primary Assembly, whole genome shotgun sequence:
ATAACTTGCTTAAATGGAGATGACATCTGCATagtgtattattttattatatatatatttttttgctacTGATCTTTTGGAAAATTTATTTACTCTTTCTTTATGCAGAGATATTTTGAAGTGCAAAGCAAATTTTTGAAAGGGTGCTTGCAGGAAACAAGGGACGATTGGTAAAAACATCTCACATCCTAGGTATGTGCTTGACTGTTTATTCTTTGCTTTTTCTAATGATGAGAAACATCTCAGTTGATCTCATATGCAGAACCAATTGAGGGCTCTATAATTTTGCAACAAGTCAGCTAATGAAGCATAGAGAAATCAAGGTTTTATAGCTTACATAATTGTAGCTTGGTTCATAAGGTGTATAAGAAAAGGAGTTGAAATTATAGAAGTAATGAACAATGAAGTTTATACAGGATAAAATCAGGGTTATAGTGTCTTTTAGGCTCCATCTAAAGGTAGACCTTTTCTGTCATCCTTAGAGTTCTAAACTTTGGGGATTTTTTCTTGGGCTTGTGTCACGTTAAAGATCCATAAGCGGCCTTTTCTTATGAATTTGGGTCTCATAATAGTGATTACACTTTCAGAAGAAAGGTATGTCAGTTGGTCTAGAATGGCAGCAGGCATTGTACTGCAGTAATAATCAGAAGAGTTaggaattttaaaattgaaattagaCTTAAGGAATAGCTGGTTGTGGTTAAAATTCTGCAGAGTGaagcaaaatatatatgtatgtgagagagagagagagagagagagcactgcATATATGGAACTTATGACTTAGGTTTGTGGTCCTTCACTTTTGTCTCAGTTTGTTCCAACATGTTCCTATGCTTTGGCCTGTAATGTCTATTTAGACATTATGTTGGAAAGATTTGTTCCATATGTTCTGATGCTATCGGCTGTCACGTATCTTTCGACTTGTGTCTCAGTATTTGTTCATTatcatatgtttttattttgtggccAGTTTTCCTCCTTATGCTCTAAAGTCCTCCAGTTTGAGTAATCTTGAGCATTAGTCTACGGTTAGTAATCTTAACTCTGATACAGGTATCTCCAAATATTGTAGGTAAATTTAGCTTTACAGAAGAGATTACAGTGAAATCTGCTGGAGTTGCTGCCATGAATATTGTGTccaagaaattgaagaagaaacaTAACATCACTAGCGTGAAGCTGCATAAACATGGGCCGATGCTATAAATGGCTGGGAGTTCCTTGCCATGCATTTGAGTGCAAGATATGCACATTATGTTACAAACATGTAAGCATGAATTACAATTTAGTACTCAATTTATGATCAAGCAATGCattcatttatttcttcttgGTTGGCTTtataattaacaaaaatgaaTGGTGTGTATAAGAGATCTCTCCATCCTGTTCTTTAGTGAGGAGAAGGTACTACttcaattgagctacaaaatCGACTTGTGTTGTATAGATACAGATACATGCATAAgtggaaaaattttatttttccatttgaaTTCGTAGTGAGGTAATGACTTTGTCTCAATTAATTGGTAGGACCTATTCCTGtaaatctcttattttttcttaagattCAAAAAATGATCTGATCTCACCTAAGGaaattaatttaagaaaaaaatcatgGTAAGATGTACAAACTAAACCAATGCACAAAATAATGTCTAAGGGGTTAAgtgttcaaattgaaattaCAGGGACTATTTTGAATCACATCATAATCTCCAAGGAGTCAattattcaaattgaaaatacaTGGACTAAATTGTGCTTATATATGAATCAAGAATGTGAGATAAAAAATCCCTTTATTCTTCCAAGTTACAAGCACTGCAACCAGGGCTGAGGAGGGGGTCTTTTAgccaatatatatttttaaaataaaaataaaaattcctaaaattgTCATCCTTTCCTAACAATGTGGCATTCTTTGGTAGTTTTGAAATCATAAGTTCAATTCTTGATTTCTAAACTTAAAACTGGGCTTGATCTTATATCTCAATAAAAACTGGGCTTGATCtcatgattttttaattaacttttttactcgtcataaaagaaatatatatatatatatatatatatatatttacaactAAAGCAGGGAGTTTGGATCCTTTATCAATCAAAAATAAAGAGTCATTCAGCAAAATGACTTCTCAATTTGCCCAAAAAAAGGTTGAAAAGGAGAATTAAATAAATCCTCTAACAAGTTATTTCTACTGTAATGGTAATGATCatacttttttccttctttctcacttttccactctCTGTCTCCCACGACCTAGTAAACCCAACAACCCATTTTCAAACATCACAACATTGATTTGATTTAAAGGCCATGGCTTAACGTGGTTTATCAATTTATGTTCATGGGgtttttttgaaagaaagttGCATTGTTGTGTTATGTAGCAAGTGAAAATGACCGTGCTTCCAGCATTTGATTTTGTGTTGGGTGTAGGTCTACTCGAGGTTAATGGGGGTGACAATCACATGCATTACATTATTTGGCTTGATTCATTCTACTCTAATATTGTCAAATATGTTTAACTTGTTTGCTTTCTAGTTTAAAACTGTCAGGCTTGGTTAGATTATTGGTTGTGCTTTTCATTATGTGGGTTATGGACATCTTACTGCCATGGCATTTACATTACATGAATTGTGCTttgttgtgttttctttaagtaaaTGTGTAAATGCATTGTTGGTTTCCTATTGTTTCTGATGGTGTGggagtttgattttttttttttttttttttttttttttttttttttctctttctgaATCTCTCTACTGCATTTGGGGccatttgattgattttttttttttttaatagtatgattctttttttaaatatcattttttgtctgttaaaacatataagaaacaaaaaaagagaaggaatgAATTAATGAATGGGAAAAGAGCAATTGGATATGGGGCTTTccattttaatttatgaatggtTAAAGTATCTTGGTTGGTTGCTATGAAAATGTATGAGAAGGATGTAATTTTAGTTTGAATCTCATGGTTTTGTTGATATGCTTAGTGTATATTTGGTTCCTATGAGAAactgtttggttgtgtttcttgtTATTGTGACTAAGTTCTGTTTCACATTTGTTGGAATTTTCAGCAATCACCCTAACGATTCATTGTCATGTAGCCGTATGGGAGATCCCGTGGCATCAGTGTTTTACAGCCTAGTTAATTGATGCAAGTTTACCAATGCACTGCGAAGACCCTCATGCCCGCCTGCAACATGTATAGATGTGGGGCTTTGCTCTGCTGCCATTGGATAAAGACTTTGATGTGCCTCTTCGTAACACCTTAAGGTTGTGGGATCACTGGTTAGCATTCACGGTCCTAACCATATTGGCTTGAATTTGGGTGATAGTTTTATGAATATATTAATGAATAAActattgaatatttatttatctattagtatatcttatatatgtttatcaGAGTGGAGCTCTTTcggcgtgtgtgtgtgtgtgcgtgtgtttctttgtaattttctatgagtaaatttttctttctaattttctcTTTGCTCTTTTTTGTAAATTCAGGAATAGCATTTGTGAATATTCTACTTGTTACAAATTTCTAGAGAGATACTATGTGAAGGTTTGAGAAGTGTGATTTCCATGTGCAGTGGTTCCAAGCAGAAACCTTCTGAAATAGGTTTCATCATGGGCATTGAATTTGAGAAACAAGACAGTAAcatcatttcaatttttcttgaattatgTAGCTTTGATGATTTAATTGGATTCAAAAGTTCTGTGGAAGAAGAATGTCATGATATTGATGAGGCAAGCTTGTGGTATGGGAGGAGAATTGGGTCAAACATGATGGATTTGAAGAGAAGACAGCCCTCATGACTGCTACCATGTTTGGAAGCAAGGGTGTATTGAATTATATACTGGAAACCAGTTGTGTTGATGTTAACCAATAACCAGGCTTTTTTGTGGATTAGGGCAATTGACTTCTCTTCAAACATTAAACTTATTTGTTTTGAGTGAGGGTCCTGTAGGTTCTTCCAAGCATTGTGGTGGGCTAGCGGAATTAAACAAGCTAAATGACTTGAGAGGAAAATTAGTGATTAAAAATTTGGCACGATTGAAAGATGCCACCCCAGAATTCAAGGCTGCAAATTTGAAGGAGAAGCAACGTCTCAGTGAGTTGATATTAAAGTGGAATTCAGAGGGTGATGATGAAAATTCCATGGATAGCCTCCGACCACACGAAAGTTTAAAATCTTTGAAAGTGGAGGGGTACATGGGCGTGAGAGTTTCAAGTTGGCTTTCATTCTTAACAAATCTcgttgatttatatatatacgaTTGTAAGAAGTGCCAATATTTGCCATCGTTGTATCAACTCCCATCTCTCCGAGAACTATATATTAGAGATATGGATGGTCTGGAGTACATGACAGACGGGGATATGAATGATGAGATATCTGCTTCACTGGCATCACCATCAACATTTTTCCCATCCCTTCGAACACTCTGGCTAATGGATTGTCATAATCTAAAGGGATGGTGGAGGAGTGTGGATAAGGGGAATGAGGCAACAACGACATCaacaatatcatcatcatcatcatcatcaactaaTCACTATCACCAACACATGCCGTACTTTCCGCGTCttgcttctttttatttccGGGATTGCCCTAAGATGACTTGCATGCCGCTATTTCCAAATCTTGAACAGCTTCAATGGGGGAATAGCAGTTTGAAGGCATTGGAAGAGACAATAGAGATGAATAATACGGGAGGAAGGGCTTCTTCATTTCcgtcctcttcctcctcctcctccttctcccCTCCTCTCTCCAAATTAAAGCAATTGTATCTAACTCTGGACTTGGAGTCTCTGCCAGAGGAGTGgtttaaaaatctaacttcTCTTGAGAGATTACAGATTTTTTCGTGTCCCAATCTGACGTCACTTCCCGAAAGGATGAGTCACCTCACCTCTTTACAGACCCTAAGTATCAGCTATTGTCCCCAATTAAAGCAAAGATGCGAGAAGGAAAATGGAGAGGATTGGGATAAGATTTCTCACATCCCAAATCTTCATATATTGTGATGAAAATTTGAACTACTGCATACGCTTCCCTGGTATGTTCTTCCCTGttctttgattttaaaaaataaaaataaaaaaaaataaaaaaacttcgTTTATAATTTCTGTAATTCCAGACGCAAGATTTTCAAAGCAcaagcaaaaccaaaattaaaaaactctgtaatttctttttcttttgcttcgCCTAAATATTGCCTGGGCCTCATTATCTGGGTTTCTGATTGATGCTGAAATTGCAGATAGAACATGACATGGATTTCGAAGGGGTAGAAAGGAGGGAAGAAGAAAGCGTAAGTGAAACTCTAAATTTTGtacacttatcaaaaaaaaaaaaaagaaactctatattttgtttatttttttttgaaactaggatttgattttagttgtttttatgtagaaatttgaaaatttatataaatcttttttctgcatttctttaaaagtacacattttttttacttgttggTTCCATTTTAAGTGTCTACTAAAATTTTATAGGGAATGTTTGCAGTTATTCTTGACGTTTTAGATTAAATGGCCGATTCAGACATGGATGATGGTAAGACAAAAAAGTAGTgtcgtttttatttatttatttctgttTTGGCTAAGAATATGTTTATGATCCAAGTACTTCTATGTGTTTCCCAAAATTATTCTGCTTCACTTATTAATAACCTCATAGAAGAGTGAAGATTCACCTCACATACATAACCTCCTCCTTCCTTGTGTTATTCTTTCTTAGTTTCCATTGGTTGCCACGGTAGTATAAATATCTATGGTCATGATCAGCTATAGCAGTATTAGGATTTCAACTATTGGTTTTTGACTCCTTCAGTGTGTTGGAACCACTATTGATACCCCACTTTCAACCTTCTCTTGGTAAACAAGAGTTGGCATGTGAAGGAAAATATTGAGCTATTGTGTCTATTGgcaaaactaaaattttatagtttatgttaggttctaaatgtttagaacaattggcaaatcgtgaacacaaacttgtctagatatagatcttagagtctataggttttattagacaatactcaaggtgattcaagtcaagattcaagaacatacaagctgcaggaagaagatttcataatttgtctggttcgatcgatcgaaagacaggctcgatcgatcgaaagttgtatctgcagaattttaattaaacccaaacagcaattcaagcccattaaggattagggtttctaatctacttctcccagtatataaaggaaaccttaagcacgtttttatgtggcttttcagagagaaaagagtgtgcctcttttgtatttagggttttgttcctaaaaagttctcttatgtcttctacaggtgctattccttgaagaatctcaagatccggtattgtagaagttgctgctttctctagtcatcaaaggtgctgatgatctaaaccttcaagggtggtcttggagtcacaaacaggagagtttgtgttgctaaacctttgagtgggatttcaaagtcacaaacgggggtgtttgtgttttgcaaaggccaaagaaagaagaagtccgtggattcggagcttgcatgtggtcgtgtcagtaaattctactggttggtagcaataagaagtcgagcgtgggggcttgtaaatcttattgtatgaacttcgattctttctagtggatttgtttttttaccttgaagatagctaggttaaatcctccccaggtttttactggtttggtttcttgggtgatcatatcttgtgttatttattttccgctgctttgcctgatatgatctttgttgttaaattggactaagtaataacttggctaattacctaggttaaatcaattggttttaaggggtctaaaaaccaacagTTTACAATAATAGCTTGGTTCATATGGGTATAAGAAAACATTTTGAATTATTGAACTAATGAATTAAGGAGGGACATACTATTCAAGGCAAGATAAAGTTACAGTGTCTTTCAGGTAAAATCCAAAGGTACTTCTCCTATTTTAATGTCCCTGGTGTTCTAAACTTGcttgtttcttctttcttatctGTTGCACTATAAATCCACAGACCATTTCCAATGATTTCGGGGTATCATGAACTTGATTGTACTGTTTGAAGAAGAGATTGTGAGTTGGTCATTTCGGGGCATCTTACTGCACTAATAATTGGGTTTAAGGATTTCTAGGTTGAGATTAGGCTTGAAGTAACAGCTGGATATGGTTATAAACTTTGCAGAACAAATGCCAAAAGgatagtaaaaaagaagaagaagaagaaaaaaaaagaaaaaaaaacagagagagagagatgagacaAAATTGCCTCAGAATCAGACGAAGGCCTTTTTGGAGTTTCAGCTAGAAAATAATTACTAGAATCTTTATTGTCAGTTTGGTTGAACCACTTAAAATTCTTAATTATCGTTGTTTTACTTGTTTATCCATTTCTTGCTTAAATGGAGATGACATCTGcatagtgttttattttattttattgctgctgatattttggaaaatttatttactatttctttATGCAGGGATATTTTGAAGTGCAAAGCAAATTTTTGAAAGGGTGCCAGCAGGAAACAGGGGATGATTGCTAAAAACTTCTCACATCCTAGGTATGTGCTTAATTCTTTTTCTATGTTGTTTTCTTATGATAAGAAACATCTCAGTTGATCTCATATGCAGAACCAATTGAGGCATAGGAAAAGCTAGGCATTAGAATTGGTGCTTATTCAAACTGAATTAAGGTTTTTAGCTTACAATCATAGCTTGGTTCATAAGGTGTATaagaaaaaaacttgaaattatggAAGTAATGAACAATGAAGTTTATGTAGGATAAAAGCAAGGTTATAGTGTCCTTTAGGCTCCATCCAAAGGTAGAACTTTTCTGTCATCCATAAATTTCTAGACTTTGGGGATTTCTTCTTGGTTTGGTGTTGCATTAGAGATTCATAGGCCTTTTCCAATAAATTTGGGTCTCATAATTatgaatataattttagaagGTATGCGAGTTGGTCCTTAATGGCATCAAGCATTGTATTGCATTAATAATTAGAATTGTCAATGATTATAAGGTTAAAATTAGACTTAAGAAATAGCTGGCTGTGGTTAAAATTTTGCAGAGTAAAGcaaaatatgtgtgtgtgtgtgtgtgaagagagagagagagagagagagagagagagagagagagagagagagagagagagattgcatATATGGAACTCATGGCTTAGGTTTGTGGTCCTTCACTTTTGTCTCTGTATTTATTCAAACGTGTTCCTATGTTATGGCCTGTTATGTCTCTCTCATTAGTGTATCTTTGGTTCCTATGAGAAaatgtttggttgtgtttgttgtAATTGTGACAAAGTTCTATTTAATATTGGTTGGAATTTTCAGAAATCATCTATATAATCTGTTGGAATGTGGCCGTATGGGCGATCACGTGACATTGATGCTTTACAAACTAGCCAAATGATGCAAGTCTAGCATTGCACTGCAAAGCCCCTCATGCCCGCCTGCAACACTTATAGACGTGGGGCTTTGCTCTACTACCATTGGATAAAGACTTTGATGTGCCTCTTCCTAACACCTTAAGGTTTTGGTAGCACTGGTTAGCATTCACGGTCCTAACAATATTGGCTTGAATTTGGGTGATAGTTTTATGAATATATGGCTAAtagtatattttatatatgtttatcaGAGTGCAActctttttgtgtgtttgtgtttttgtaaatTTGTCCTTTCTAATTTGCACTTTGTACTTTTTGATTCAGGAATAGCATTTGTGAATATTCTACTTGTTACAAATTTGTATAGAGAGACTGTGTGAAGGTCTGAGAAGAGTGTAATTTCCATGTGCAGTGGTGCAGAAACCTTTTGAAACGGGTTTCATCATAGGTGTTGAATTTGAGAAACAAGACTGCaacatcattttaattttgcttgCATTATCGGGCTTTAATGAATTAATTGGTTTCAAAAGTTGTGTGGAAGAAGAATGTCATGATATTGATGAGGCAAACTTGTGGTATGGGAGGAGAATTGGGTCAAAGATGATGGGGTTTGAAGAGAAGACTTCCTTCATGACTGCTACCATGGTTGGAAGCAAAGGTGTGTTGAGTAATATATTGGAAACCGGTTGTGTTGATATTAACTAGGCTTGTGGTTTGGATGGGCTTCTGCACTTTATTTTGTTGCTGCTGTGAATTTTTCTACTTCAACTGAGGTTATTTAGCTCTTGCTTGATGCTTCTGCACTTCATTTGTCTTGTTGCATACTGTTGACTATGTACGGTAAAAGTTGTTCATTTTATTCTAGCTGTTTCTTTGCTTTGTAGTAGTAATTGTATTTAAGTAATATTGTGTAATGGAACTTGTATTTGGGGTGGATGTTGTTTTCTATAATCATGCATTTTGAATATGTATTTGGGATGGATGTTAATGAattccttcttttgttttattaaaagGGAATCTCTTGCCCTTTTCCTCATAAGATAAGAGAAGCTGCAGCATAAAGAGGTGGTGGAAGAGGACCATGAAGTTTGCTACTACAAAAATTGTGGCTAACGAGGGAGGTCATACATTAGTTCCACCATGTGATGGTGACTTGGGttagagagagatttttttttgacatttattaatttaataactGTTGGATTGATAAAAGAACACATGACATCTTATGTATCACGTACTCATCTATAGTATTTTGGTAATGTTTTTGGACATTGTATGTGCAATTTGGATTTGCAGAAATAGTCTGAAGCCCAAGGCAAACATTAAAAAGGGTGCCAGTAGGAAGTAGGGGACGATTGCTAAAAATTGCTCACATCCTAGAGTTTGGAGGGGATGAACCTGCCCATGACGTACGTGCTTAATGATTTGTCCTATTCTTCTTAGAAACTCCAAGGCTATTTCTTCTGATGAGTAATGTTTCAGTTGATCTAATATGCAAAACCAGTTGATGCATAGTAAAAACctagtgttttatttgtttgatgtCTCATTTGTAGTAGTTGTAGTGCATCTTCCATCTGTTATCACTTATcacatttcaaaataaattgtgGATTAATGTTATTGAAAGAGAGGTTGTATTTGATATGGAGGAAGAGTGCATTTATGGGACTTATATGTTAGGTTTATGGTCCTTCACTTTTGTCTCTTTATATGTTTGAACATGTACCTATGCTTTGGCATGTTATGGATCTCTAGACTCCTATCTGTACTAGGTTAattcaaaactctctctctctctctctctctctctctctctgcatggAGAGGCCTTTCAAGTTTATGTTATCAAGTAATTATTATAGTTTGTTCTTAATTTTGAGaccattttttcttctcatgCTCTTATGTCCTCCAGTTTATGATCATCTAGTTTTTGGTTAATAAGCTTAACTCTGATTTAGTGATCTTCTTACTGTAGATAATTCCATCTTTACAGAAAAACTTGCACTGAAATATGCTGGAGCTTCTGCTATGGATtctgtgttaaaaaaaaaaatatcccaaGAAATATAACATTACCAGTGAACATTCTGTCCTTTATGAAGCTGCAAAACATGGGTGAATGCTATAAGTGAGTGGGAGTTCCTTGCTATGCTTTCAAGTGCAATATATGCACATTTTATTATGAACCTGAAAgcatgaatttaatttttttttatcaaatgatgATCATGAAATgcattcatttctttctttttggttggcTTGATAACTAAGATACAAGTGATGTATATTTGAGATCTATCCATCTTGTTCCCCAGAGGGGAGAAAGTACCAAttcaattgagctacaaaatCCATTCACTGCATGATATGGACAATAGACACATGCATAAGTTGGAAAGTTTTCGTGTTTCCACATGAATTTTTAGTTAAGTATTGACTTTTCTCTTAGTagctttttttcccctttataaTTTGCCAATTTTTCTGCTTGTAAATTCCTAAAtagcattttaaatattttatttgttacaaATTTTGTAGAGAGAGATTGTTTGGAGGGCTGAGATACGAGTAATTTCCATGTACAGTGGTTCCAAGAGCCTTCTCAAATAGGTTTCATCCTGGGTGGTGAAGTTGAGATACAAGAGGATTTGCAACATCATTAATTGATTGTGAATGGGTAACAGGCATATCATATGGAGTTCAATGAATGAGAGCGAGAAGATGAGGACAGAAAGAAAGGAGGTGGGTTCATGTCTGACACTTTTATTTGGAGTTAAATGAATGACTCTTTATTTAAACAGGCAAGGTGTCGTCTTGTTCAAAATAGGTATCTGTGAATAGGTGTTTGTGAACTGGGATTCATGTAAGTCTGCACATTTGCATTGGTTATACTTATTGCCTATTGGTACCGAAGTGGCCCTACGCCCTCCAACTGCAAGTTGTAAGAAGATTGATTCTATTACTGTATTGAACTTGTACTGGACAAGAGCTCGGCCATTATTTAAAGTAACACATTTTTCATTGAATACAAGATGAGTGAGTGGAGCCCATCTATACCTCCATTTACTTGACAAAATGATTGTCTTTAGTTATTGCCTCTCTTATTGGTAGCAGAGTGAGAATGCTTTCATCTACAATGCTTTCTACAGTTTGTTTGATATATCAACAATTGAAAAGCAAGACTCATCAAGAGCACAAGAAGTTTGCTTGCCAAAAGCATATTTTTTAACAGTCTTGATTCGTTTTCAATACAAGAAGCAGATTAAATCATAGCACAAAATTTATCAAGAGCACAAGATGTTTGCCTGCCAAAATTGCATTATGTTTTTTCAAAGAAAcataatgcattttttattcaattattatataaaactagtcgcagacccgcgcgttgcgcgtgataaatttattattattattattattttttgtgattgtgttattattttgaataattttcaaTGTATTACTCCTTAAGCCCTCTCAATAGTTGGGCTCCgatattgaattttaaattcaaataattttgaataattttcaaTGTATTACTACTTAAGCCCTACCAACCATCATTATAGcaaaaaatcatttcaaataaCTGGTGGATAATATGAACACCCTACTAATAATATGAGGACTATTTTAGCAAAGCATTTCATTTTAGAGAGACCTGAAGAAATATTCCAGCTTGTGTGAACTTGCAATTTAATAGAtaatccattataatttggtAGAAACCaaaagagaatataaaaattattttagcacaaaaaaagataatataatctcaaTTTTATAATAGCCATTTCATTAATTGAGAGTTTGACATACTTTACGAAACA
This genomic window contains:
- the LOC115966390 gene encoding disease resistance protein RGA2-like codes for the protein MWGFALLPLDKDFDVPLRNTLRLWDHCGSKQKPSEIGFIMGIEFEKQDSNIISIFLELCSFDDLIGFKSSVEEECHDIDEASLWLFCGLGQLTSLQTLNLFVLSEGPVGSSKHCGGLAELNKLNDLRGKLVIKNLARLKDATPEFKAANLKEKQRLSELILKWNSEGDDENSMDSLRPHESLKSLKVEGYMGVRVSSWLSFLTNLVDLYIYDCKKCQYLPSLYQLPSLRELYIRDMDGLEYMTDGDMNDEISASLASPSTFFPSLRTLWLMDCHNLKGWWRSVDKGNEATTTSTISSSSSSSTNHYHQHMPYFPRLASFYFRDCPKMTCMPLFPNLEQLQWGNSSLKALEETIEMNNTGGRASSFPSSSSSSSFSPPLSKLKQLYLTLDLESLPEEWFKNLTSLERLQIFSCPNLTSLPERMSHLTSLQTLSISYCPQLKQRCEKENGEDWDKISHIPNLHIL